The following proteins are co-located in the Theropithecus gelada isolate Dixy chromosome 19, Tgel_1.0, whole genome shotgun sequence genome:
- the YIF1B gene encoding protein YIF1B isoform X4, with the protein MPGLASKRRIPVSQPGMADPHQLFDDTSSTQSRGYGAQRAPGGLGYPAASATPQAAFLADPVSNMAMAYGSSLAAQGKELVDKNIDRFIPVTKLKYYFAVDTMYVGRKLGLLFFPYLHQDWEVQYQQDTPVAPRFDVNAPDLYIPAMAFITYVLVAGLALGTQDRFSPDLLGLQASSALAWLTLEVVAILLSLYLVTVNTDLTTIDLVAFLGYKYVGMIGGVLMGLLFGKIGYYLVLGWCCVAIFVFMIRTLRLKILAEAAAEGVPVRGARNQLRMYLTMAVAAAQPLLMYWLTFHLVR; encoded by the exons CCTCAAAGCGGAGGATCCCTGTGTCCCAGCCGGGCATGGCCGACCCCCACCAGCTTTTCGATGACACAAGTTCAACCCAGAGCCGGGGCTATGGGGCCCAGCGGGCACCTGGCGGCCTAGGCTatcctgcagcctctgccacgCCCCAGGCAGCCTTCCTGGCTGACCCGGTGTCCAACATGGCCATGGCCTATGGGAGCAGCCTGGCCGCGCAGGGCAAGGAGCTGGTGGATAAGAAC ATTGACCGCTTCATCCCCGTCACCAAGCTCAAGTATTACTTTGCTGTGGACACCATGTATGTGGGCAGAAAGCTGGGCCTGTTGTTCTTCCCCTACCTGCACCAG GACTGGGAGGTGCAGTACCAACAGGACACCCCGGTGGCCCCCCGCTTTGACGTCAATGCCCCAGACCTCTACATTCCAG CGATGGCTTTCATCACCTACGTTTTGGTGGCTGGTCTTGCGCTGGGGACCCAGGATAG GTTCTCCCCAGACCTCCTAGGGCTGCAGGCGAGCTCAGCCCTGGCCTGGCTGACCCTGGAGGTGGTGGCCATCCTGCTCAGCCTCTATCTGGTCACTGTCAACACCGACCTCACCACCATCGACCTGGTGGCCTTCTTGGGCTACAAGTATGTCGG gatGATTGGCGGGGTCCTCATGGGCCTGCTCTTCGGGAAGATTGGCTACTACCTGGTGCTGGGCTGGTGCTGTGTGGCCATCTTTGTGTTCATG ATCCGGACGCTGCGGCTGAAGATCTTGGCAGAGGCAGCGGCTGAGGGGGTCCCGGTGCGTGGGGCCCGGAACCAGCTGCGCATGTACCTGACCATGGCAGTGGCAGCGGCACAACCTCTGCTCATGTACTGGCTCACCTTCCACCTGGTGCGGTGA
- the YIF1B gene encoding protein YIF1B isoform X7, which translates to MHPAGLAAAAAAGTPRLPSKRRIPVSQPGMADPHQLFDDTSSTQSRGYGAQRAPGGLGYPAASATPQAAFLADPVSNMAMAYGSSLAAQGKELVDKNIDRFIPVTKLKYYFAVDTMYVGRKLGLLFFPYLHQDWEVQYQQDTPVAPRFDVNAPDLYIPAMAFITYVLVAGLALGTQDRFSPDLLGLQASSALAWLTLEVVAILLSLYLVTVNTDLTTIDLVAFLGYKYVGMIGGVLMGLLFGKIGYYLVLGWCCVAIFVFMFPLLPGAVAHARNPSTLGGRSRRITRSGRCG; encoded by the exons CCTCAAAGCGGAGGATCCCTGTGTCCCAGCCGGGCATGGCCGACCCCCACCAGCTTTTCGATGACACAAGTTCAACCCAGAGCCGGGGCTATGGGGCCCAGCGGGCACCTGGCGGCCTAGGCTatcctgcagcctctgccacgCCCCAGGCAGCCTTCCTGGCTGACCCGGTGTCCAACATGGCCATGGCCTATGGGAGCAGCCTGGCCGCGCAGGGCAAGGAGCTGGTGGATAAGAAC ATTGACCGCTTCATCCCCGTCACCAAGCTCAAGTATTACTTTGCTGTGGACACCATGTATGTGGGCAGAAAGCTGGGCCTGTTGTTCTTCCCCTACCTGCACCAG GACTGGGAGGTGCAGTACCAACAGGACACCCCGGTGGCCCCCCGCTTTGACGTCAATGCCCCAGACCTCTACATTCCAG CGATGGCTTTCATCACCTACGTTTTGGTGGCTGGTCTTGCGCTGGGGACCCAGGATAG GTTCTCCCCAGACCTCCTAGGGCTGCAGGCGAGCTCAGCCCTGGCCTGGCTGACCCTGGAGGTGGTGGCCATCCTGCTCAGCCTCTATCTGGTCACTGTCAACACCGACCTCACCACCATCGACCTGGTGGCCTTCTTGGGCTACAAGTATGTCGG gatGATTGGCGGGGTCCTCATGGGCCTGCTCTTCGGGAAGATTGGCTACTACCTGGTGCTGGGCTGGTGCTGTGTGGCCATCTTTGTGTTCA TGTTTCCccttttgccgggcgcggtggctcacgcccgtaatcccagcactttgggaggccgaagcagaaggatcacgag ATCCGGACGCTGCGGCTGA
- the YIF1B gene encoding protein YIF1B isoform X3, which produces MHPAGLAAAAAAGTPRLRKWPSKRRIPVSQPGMADPHQLFDDTSSTQSRGYGAQRAPGGLGYPAASATPQAAFLADPVSNMAMAYGSSLAAQGKELVDKNIDRFIPVTKLKYYFAVDTMYVGRKLGLLFFPYLHQDWEVQYQQDTPVAPRFDVNAPDLYIPAMAFITYVLVAGLALGTQDRFSPDLLGLQASSALAWLTLEVVAILLSLYLVTVNTDLTTIDLVAFLGYKMIGGVLMGLLFGKIGYYLVLGWCCVAIFVFMIRTLRLKILAEAAAEGVPVRGARNQLRMYLTMAVAAAQPLLMYWLTFHLVR; this is translated from the exons CCTCAAAGCGGAGGATCCCTGTGTCCCAGCCGGGCATGGCCGACCCCCACCAGCTTTTCGATGACACAAGTTCAACCCAGAGCCGGGGCTATGGGGCCCAGCGGGCACCTGGCGGCCTAGGCTatcctgcagcctctgccacgCCCCAGGCAGCCTTCCTGGCTGACCCGGTGTCCAACATGGCCATGGCCTATGGGAGCAGCCTGGCCGCGCAGGGCAAGGAGCTGGTGGATAAGAAC ATTGACCGCTTCATCCCCGTCACCAAGCTCAAGTATTACTTTGCTGTGGACACCATGTATGTGGGCAGAAAGCTGGGCCTGTTGTTCTTCCCCTACCTGCACCAG GACTGGGAGGTGCAGTACCAACAGGACACCCCGGTGGCCCCCCGCTTTGACGTCAATGCCCCAGACCTCTACATTCCAG CGATGGCTTTCATCACCTACGTTTTGGTGGCTGGTCTTGCGCTGGGGACCCAGGATAG GTTCTCCCCAGACCTCCTAGGGCTGCAGGCGAGCTCAGCCCTGGCCTGGCTGACCCTGGAGGTGGTGGCCATCCTGCTCAGCCTCTATCTGGTCACTGTCAACACCGACCTCACCACCATCGACCTGGTGGCCTTCTTGGGCTACAA gatGATTGGCGGGGTCCTCATGGGCCTGCTCTTCGGGAAGATTGGCTACTACCTGGTGCTGGGCTGGTGCTGTGTGGCCATCTTTGTGTTCATG ATCCGGACGCTGCGGCTGAAGATCTTGGCAGAGGCAGCGGCTGAGGGGGTCCCGGTGCGTGGGGCCCGGAACCAGCTGCGCATGTACCTGACCATGGCAGTGGCAGCGGCACAACCTCTGCTCATGTACTGGCTCACCTTCCACCTGGTGCGGTGA
- the YIF1B gene encoding protein YIF1B isoform X1 encodes MHPAGLAAAAAAGTPRLRKWPSKRRIPVSQPGMADPHQLFDDTSSTQSRGYGAQRAPGGLGYPAASATPQAAFLADPVSNMAMAYGSSLAAQGKELVDKNIDRFIPVTKLKYYFAVDTMYVGRKLGLLFFPYLHQDWEVQYQQDTPVAPRFDVNAPDLYIPAMAFITYVLVAGLALGTQDRFSPDLLGLQASSALAWLTLEVVAILLSLYLVTVNTDLTTIDLVAFLGYKYVGMIGGVLMGLLFGKIGYYLVLGWCCVAIFVFMIRTLRLKILAEAAAEGVPVRGARNQLRMYLTMAVAAAQPLLMYWLTFHLVR; translated from the exons CCTCAAAGCGGAGGATCCCTGTGTCCCAGCCGGGCATGGCCGACCCCCACCAGCTTTTCGATGACACAAGTTCAACCCAGAGCCGGGGCTATGGGGCCCAGCGGGCACCTGGCGGCCTAGGCTatcctgcagcctctgccacgCCCCAGGCAGCCTTCCTGGCTGACCCGGTGTCCAACATGGCCATGGCCTATGGGAGCAGCCTGGCCGCGCAGGGCAAGGAGCTGGTGGATAAGAAC ATTGACCGCTTCATCCCCGTCACCAAGCTCAAGTATTACTTTGCTGTGGACACCATGTATGTGGGCAGAAAGCTGGGCCTGTTGTTCTTCCCCTACCTGCACCAG GACTGGGAGGTGCAGTACCAACAGGACACCCCGGTGGCCCCCCGCTTTGACGTCAATGCCCCAGACCTCTACATTCCAG CGATGGCTTTCATCACCTACGTTTTGGTGGCTGGTCTTGCGCTGGGGACCCAGGATAG GTTCTCCCCAGACCTCCTAGGGCTGCAGGCGAGCTCAGCCCTGGCCTGGCTGACCCTGGAGGTGGTGGCCATCCTGCTCAGCCTCTATCTGGTCACTGTCAACACCGACCTCACCACCATCGACCTGGTGGCCTTCTTGGGCTACAAGTATGTCGG gatGATTGGCGGGGTCCTCATGGGCCTGCTCTTCGGGAAGATTGGCTACTACCTGGTGCTGGGCTGGTGCTGTGTGGCCATCTTTGTGTTCATG ATCCGGACGCTGCGGCTGAAGATCTTGGCAGAGGCAGCGGCTGAGGGGGTCCCGGTGCGTGGGGCCCGGAACCAGCTGCGCATGTACCTGACCATGGCAGTGGCAGCGGCACAACCTCTGCTCATGTACTGGCTCACCTTCCACCTGGTGCGGTGA
- the C19H19orf33 gene encoding immortalization up-regulated protein — translation MEFDLGAALEPTSQKPGVGAGHGGDPKLSPHKLQGRSEAGAGPGPEQGHHSSSDSSSSSSDSDTDVKPHTAGSKQPKSTPGKAKKPKVKKKKKEKGKKEASH, via the exons ATGGAGTTCGACCTGGGAGCAG CTCTGGAGCCAACCTCCCagaagccaggtgtgggggcgggCCATGGGGGAGACCCCAAGCTCAGTCCCCACAAACTTCAGGGCCGGTCGGAGGCGGGGGCAGGTCCGGGTCCAGAG CAAGGACACCACAGCTCTTCCGACTCCAGCAGCAGCTCCAGCGACTCGGACACGGATGTGAAG CCCCACACCGCTGGCTCCAAGCAGCCCAAGAGCACCCCCGGCAAGGCCAAGAAGCCCAaagtgaagaagaagaaaaaggaaaagggcaaGAAGGAGGCTTCTCACTGA
- the YIF1B gene encoding protein YIF1B isoform X5 — MPASKRRIPVSQPGMADPHQLFDDTSSTQSRGYGAQRAPGGLGYPAASATPQAAFLADPVSNMAMAYGSSLAAQGKELVDKNIDRFIPVTKLKYYFAVDTMYVGRKLGLLFFPYLHQDWEVQYQQDTPVAPRFDVNAPDLYIPAMAFITYVLVAGLALGTQDRFSPDLLGLQASSALAWLTLEVVAILLSLYLVTVNTDLTTIDLVAFLGYKYVGMIGGVLMGLLFGKIGYYLVLGWCCVAIFVFMIRTLRLKILAEAAAEGVPVRGARNQLRMYLTMAVAAAQPLLMYWLTFHLVR, encoded by the exons CCTCAAAGCGGAGGATCCCTGTGTCCCAGCCGGGCATGGCCGACCCCCACCAGCTTTTCGATGACACAAGTTCAACCCAGAGCCGGGGCTATGGGGCCCAGCGGGCACCTGGCGGCCTAGGCTatcctgcagcctctgccacgCCCCAGGCAGCCTTCCTGGCTGACCCGGTGTCCAACATGGCCATGGCCTATGGGAGCAGCCTGGCCGCGCAGGGCAAGGAGCTGGTGGATAAGAAC ATTGACCGCTTCATCCCCGTCACCAAGCTCAAGTATTACTTTGCTGTGGACACCATGTATGTGGGCAGAAAGCTGGGCCTGTTGTTCTTCCCCTACCTGCACCAG GACTGGGAGGTGCAGTACCAACAGGACACCCCGGTGGCCCCCCGCTTTGACGTCAATGCCCCAGACCTCTACATTCCAG CGATGGCTTTCATCACCTACGTTTTGGTGGCTGGTCTTGCGCTGGGGACCCAGGATAG GTTCTCCCCAGACCTCCTAGGGCTGCAGGCGAGCTCAGCCCTGGCCTGGCTGACCCTGGAGGTGGTGGCCATCCTGCTCAGCCTCTATCTGGTCACTGTCAACACCGACCTCACCACCATCGACCTGGTGGCCTTCTTGGGCTACAAGTATGTCGG gatGATTGGCGGGGTCCTCATGGGCCTGCTCTTCGGGAAGATTGGCTACTACCTGGTGCTGGGCTGGTGCTGTGTGGCCATCTTTGTGTTCATG ATCCGGACGCTGCGGCTGAAGATCTTGGCAGAGGCAGCGGCTGAGGGGGTCCCGGTGCGTGGGGCCCGGAACCAGCTGCGCATGTACCTGACCATGGCAGTGGCAGCGGCACAACCTCTGCTCATGTACTGGCTCACCTTCCACCTGGTGCGGTGA
- the YIF1B gene encoding protein YIF1B isoform X6, protein MADPHQLFDDTSSTQSRGYGAQRAPGGLGYPAASATPQAAFLADPVSNMAMAYGSSLAAQGKELVDKNIDRFIPVTKLKYYFAVDTMYVGRKLGLLFFPYLHQDWEVQYQQDTPVAPRFDVNAPDLYIPAMAFITYVLVAGLALGTQDRFSPDLLGLQASSALAWLTLEVVAILLSLYLVTVNTDLTTIDLVAFLGYKYVGMIGGVLMGLLFGKIGYYLVLGWCCVAIFVFMIRTLRLKILAEAAAEGVPVRGARNQLRMYLTMAVAAAQPLLMYWLTFHLVR, encoded by the exons ATGGCCGACCCCCACCAGCTTTTCGATGACACAAGTTCAACCCAGAGCCGGGGCTATGGGGCCCAGCGGGCACCTGGCGGCCTAGGCTatcctgcagcctctgccacgCCCCAGGCAGCCTTCCTGGCTGACCCGGTGTCCAACATGGCCATGGCCTATGGGAGCAGCCTGGCCGCGCAGGGCAAGGAGCTGGTGGATAAGAAC ATTGACCGCTTCATCCCCGTCACCAAGCTCAAGTATTACTTTGCTGTGGACACCATGTATGTGGGCAGAAAGCTGGGCCTGTTGTTCTTCCCCTACCTGCACCAG GACTGGGAGGTGCAGTACCAACAGGACACCCCGGTGGCCCCCCGCTTTGACGTCAATGCCCCAGACCTCTACATTCCAG CGATGGCTTTCATCACCTACGTTTTGGTGGCTGGTCTTGCGCTGGGGACCCAGGATAG GTTCTCCCCAGACCTCCTAGGGCTGCAGGCGAGCTCAGCCCTGGCCTGGCTGACCCTGGAGGTGGTGGCCATCCTGCTCAGCCTCTATCTGGTCACTGTCAACACCGACCTCACCACCATCGACCTGGTGGCCTTCTTGGGCTACAAGTATGTCGG gatGATTGGCGGGGTCCTCATGGGCCTGCTCTTCGGGAAGATTGGCTACTACCTGGTGCTGGGCTGGTGCTGTGTGGCCATCTTTGTGTTCATG ATCCGGACGCTGCGGCTGAAGATCTTGGCAGAGGCAGCGGCTGAGGGGGTCCCGGTGCGTGGGGCCCGGAACCAGCTGCGCATGTACCTGACCATGGCAGTGGCAGCGGCACAACCTCTGCTCATGTACTGGCTCACCTTCCACCTGGTGCGGTGA
- the YIF1B gene encoding protein YIF1B isoform X2 — MHPAGLAAAAAAGTPRLPSKRRIPVSQPGMADPHQLFDDTSSTQSRGYGAQRAPGGLGYPAASATPQAAFLADPVSNMAMAYGSSLAAQGKELVDKNIDRFIPVTKLKYYFAVDTMYVGRKLGLLFFPYLHQDWEVQYQQDTPVAPRFDVNAPDLYIPAMAFITYVLVAGLALGTQDRFSPDLLGLQASSALAWLTLEVVAILLSLYLVTVNTDLTTIDLVAFLGYKYVGMIGGVLMGLLFGKIGYYLVLGWCCVAIFVFMIRTLRLKILAEAAAEGVPVRGARNQLRMYLTMAVAAAQPLLMYWLTFHLVR; from the exons CCTCAAAGCGGAGGATCCCTGTGTCCCAGCCGGGCATGGCCGACCCCCACCAGCTTTTCGATGACACAAGTTCAACCCAGAGCCGGGGCTATGGGGCCCAGCGGGCACCTGGCGGCCTAGGCTatcctgcagcctctgccacgCCCCAGGCAGCCTTCCTGGCTGACCCGGTGTCCAACATGGCCATGGCCTATGGGAGCAGCCTGGCCGCGCAGGGCAAGGAGCTGGTGGATAAGAAC ATTGACCGCTTCATCCCCGTCACCAAGCTCAAGTATTACTTTGCTGTGGACACCATGTATGTGGGCAGAAAGCTGGGCCTGTTGTTCTTCCCCTACCTGCACCAG GACTGGGAGGTGCAGTACCAACAGGACACCCCGGTGGCCCCCCGCTTTGACGTCAATGCCCCAGACCTCTACATTCCAG CGATGGCTTTCATCACCTACGTTTTGGTGGCTGGTCTTGCGCTGGGGACCCAGGATAG GTTCTCCCCAGACCTCCTAGGGCTGCAGGCGAGCTCAGCCCTGGCCTGGCTGACCCTGGAGGTGGTGGCCATCCTGCTCAGCCTCTATCTGGTCACTGTCAACACCGACCTCACCACCATCGACCTGGTGGCCTTCTTGGGCTACAAGTATGTCGG gatGATTGGCGGGGTCCTCATGGGCCTGCTCTTCGGGAAGATTGGCTACTACCTGGTGCTGGGCTGGTGCTGTGTGGCCATCTTTGTGTTCATG ATCCGGACGCTGCGGCTGAAGATCTTGGCAGAGGCAGCGGCTGAGGGGGTCCCGGTGCGTGGGGCCCGGAACCAGCTGCGCATGTACCTGACCATGGCAGTGGCAGCGGCACAACCTCTGCTCATGTACTGGCTCACCTTCCACCTGGTGCGGTGA